The region CCAATTTTTCCGTTCTTTTTGGCATAAGTTAAATCCTGAGTTTCGAAATCCCAGATTTTTTCAGCTCCATCAACCGGAATAAATTTCCCGCCGCTTACTAATCCAAAAGTTTTGTCTTTTCTGGCCCAGGTAGTTCCTTTAAAATAATTTCCAATTTCGGCATAAGCAGGTTCAACCAGTTCTTTTCCTTCCGTATTGATAATTCCCCAGTTTTTATTTAATTCTACTCTCGCATATCCATTTTCAAAAGGCTTGATCTGATCGTATTTTGGTTCCAGAACAACAGTCATTTTGTTGTTAATTAAACCGACTTTATTGTTTTGTCTGATAAAAGCAACTCCATCATTAAAATCAAAAACTTTTTCAGTAGCAGGAGCTTTTTGAATTTCACCTTTTGTATTGATATAAACCCACTCTTTATCTTTTTGTACAACTGCAATTCCGTTGTTAAAATCTTTCGCATCTTTAAAGTCGGCTGGAATAACCCAAGTTCCTTTCGTATCGATAAATCCCCATTTTCCGCCATTTTCTACAGCAGCCAAACCTTCAGAAAAACTTCTGGCCGATTTGTATTGTGGTTCGATTTTAAAAGATCCGTCTTTAGAAAGATATCCAATTTTGGAGTTCTTTTTAACTAATGCCAATTCCTGACTATTAACAAATTGAATACTTACCAGCAGTAAAAAAATAAGTGTCTTTTTCATGATTTTAAAAATTCAATGTTTAACGATTAAAAAACTAAAACTTTTTTGGGGCCTATCTTGTATGTCAATTTCTAACTGTTGATCAAATAATCTTTTACCTTTTGGACAAAAGGATACATTACCTGATCTTCTTTAAATGTTGGAATTATATTTCGGATATCTTCGTACCATTTTT is a window of Flavobacterium crocinum DNA encoding:
- a CDS encoding WG repeat-containing protein; its protein translation is MKKTLIFLLLVSIQFVNSQELALVKKNSKIGYLSKDGSFKIEPQYKSARSFSEGLAAVENGGKWGFIDTKGTWVIPADFKDAKDFNNGIAVVQKDKEWVYINTKGEIQKAPATEKVFDFNDGVAFIRQNNKVGLINNKMTVVLEPKYDQIKPFENGYARVELNKNWGIINTEGKELVEPAYAEIGNYFKGTTWARKDKTFGLVSGGKFIPVDGAEKIWDFETQDLTYAKKNGKIGYIDLKGNWAILPIYDKGKAFSKNLAPVLVGKKWGFINPEGKFVIEPTYSDAEVFSTNGLAPVKESNWGFINESGKLVIPTQYGITTNAIIAMFTQQDKGFISGVARVKNEGKWGFLKPDGTVLANQWFENAELFSKSEKPQPVAAPTEAPKQETKTSKPAAKSTPKPAAKKKK